A single Acidiferrobacteraceae bacterium DNA region contains:
- a CDS encoding MBL fold metallo-hydrolase: MCRKKQTQWTISLALLGMTLVACGRLPSAPTPTQGTTQLPDLGEPTADMTSLDSYERFDISEDLYVRKVQSGVFIITHSFPWPGNSMIVEMKSSDLVLVDTPYTPKATREVLEWIETQLGKREITAINTGFHYDNLGGNSYLIEQGIPVYGSELTAKSLEEHGEEMRAMTLDWLQAPQYQRYYKAHEALAYVAPTHLFELEEGLQLQFG; encoded by the coding sequence ATGTGTCGCAAGAAACAAACACAATGGACTATCTCTCTGGCTCTTCTTGGTATGACCTTGGTTGCGTGCGGAAGGTTGCCGTCTGCCCCGACACCTACGCAAGGCACTACACAGCTTCCAGATTTGGGCGAGCCAACCGCGGACATGACAAGCCTAGATTCGTATGAGCGTTTTGACATCAGCGAGGATTTGTATGTGAGAAAGGTGCAATCTGGGGTATTCATCATCACTCATTCATTTCCTTGGCCTGGGAACTCCATGATCGTCGAGATGAAGAGTTCCGACTTGGTTCTGGTCGACACACCCTACACGCCAAAAGCGACGCGAGAGGTATTGGAGTGGATCGAAACCCAACTCGGCAAGCGAGAAATCACCGCTATCAACACTGGATTCCACTATGATAATCTGGGAGGCAACAGCTACTTGATCGAGCAAGGAATTCCGGTCTATGGTTCGGAATTAACGGCCAAGTCGCTCGAAGAACACGGAGAAGAGATGAGAGCAATGACTCTAGACTGGCTACAAGCCCCCCAATATCAACGTTACTACAAAGCGCACGAGGCTTTGGCATATGTTGCTCCAACGCACTTGTTTGAGCTAGAGGAAGGTCTGCAACTGCAATTCGGCG